One stretch of Comamonas testosteroni DNA includes these proteins:
- a CDS encoding PAS domain S-box protein, with protein MPHRAATREFLGVRHSAHIKGLIFVFALCVLGALAIYIWGQLHAQAEQSKSQAMLLARVLEEQTARTFETSELALSSLALSPAIVAHDASTQERQTSLAQVVSQIPFIRAMALLDQRGKVLASTQPGDRSTIVPIEALFTEKLHEPKPGEARLGKLIQGRNLSALSTSKEPSPRGISFLPHVLSFLQEDGSTAYLVALINPDAVANFYQATLESLSYEALLMTYEGQPLASTNMGSAVQQAQALQTPIFKQMLLNKERGSYIGKGMLGEQEIVSFRTVRHWPLVLLVEEPYSAVVQRWKDDAFIFFVAGLASLFLVIGLGYSVHKTRKLQSAAHKEMDRAQAKLARSEQELAVLMRSVQELIFRTDKDGRLTFVNARWEMLTGQSSKQALGLRLEKIVEPQFRPQVKVLLDARSQQSLRTCQAQFALPNEKEILCDIAVVPLTRQGEIIGFAGSAVDVTARWKAQQELQTQLAFQHLLFESTPLPLLVTDEAHRITIANKAWEEFSGLNSLQVMGSNLQDICASEDATKQLRANDRVLASGQRTVLDTKVIHADGTYRDMQITKTAIKDVRDRPTGVLSIFVDVTEFRIAELATREARDAAEEAFRVKSEFVANMSHELRTPLQSIIGFSELGQLRSRATPKLGEMFYDIHAAGQRMLALVNDLLDVAKLESPVGSIHTEKIDLRGLIRPVARELEPLLHQKQIDLRLRLEDAPLIAKADPVRFQQVIRNMLANAIKFSPPHGRIDVEGHFDGQGNICVDFLDQGPGVPTQELDKIFQPFVQSSKTKDGSGGTGLGLAICRKIIDAMDGTITAANRPDGGAVFRITLPTRSAQETQPGELL; from the coding sequence GTGAGTTTTTAGGCGTTCGTCACAGTGCTCATATCAAAGGCTTGATTTTTGTATTTGCACTGTGTGTGCTTGGGGCTCTTGCCATTTACATCTGGGGACAGTTGCATGCACAAGCTGAACAGAGTAAGTCGCAAGCGATGCTGCTAGCTCGAGTCCTTGAGGAGCAAACGGCACGGACATTCGAGACAAGTGAATTGGCATTGTCTAGCCTTGCTCTAAGCCCTGCAATTGTGGCCCACGATGCCTCAACTCAGGAGAGACAGACGTCTCTAGCTCAGGTGGTTTCACAAATTCCGTTTATTCGCGCGATGGCTTTGCTAGATCAGCGAGGCAAAGTCCTCGCAAGTACACAGCCGGGTGACAGAAGCACGATAGTTCCCATTGAGGCGCTGTTTACTGAGAAGCTCCACGAGCCTAAACCTGGAGAAGCTAGGCTGGGAAAGCTGATTCAAGGAAGAAACTTGTCGGCGCTGAGTACCAGCAAGGAGCCGTCGCCGCGAGGTATTAGTTTTCTCCCGCACGTACTGAGTTTCCTTCAAGAAGACGGTAGCACGGCCTATCTGGTTGCGCTTATCAATCCAGATGCAGTGGCAAATTTCTACCAAGCAACTCTTGAGTCCCTGAGCTATGAAGCTTTGCTGATGACATACGAAGGCCAACCTCTGGCCAGCACAAATATGGGGTCAGCAGTCCAGCAGGCACAAGCCTTGCAGACTCCGATTTTCAAGCAGATGCTACTCAATAAGGAGCGGGGCTCATACATCGGCAAAGGCATGCTTGGTGAGCAGGAAATAGTCTCTTTTCGCACGGTTCGTCATTGGCCGCTTGTGCTGCTGGTTGAGGAGCCGTATTCCGCAGTTGTTCAACGTTGGAAAGATGACGCGTTCATCTTTTTTGTTGCGGGGCTCGCATCGCTTTTTCTTGTGATCGGGTTGGGCTATTCGGTGCACAAGACTCGCAAGCTTCAAAGCGCAGCTCACAAAGAGATGGATCGAGCTCAGGCAAAGCTTGCTCGCAGTGAGCAAGAGTTGGCCGTGCTCATGCGTAGCGTTCAAGAATTGATTTTTCGCACGGACAAGGACGGGAGACTGACTTTTGTGAATGCACGTTGGGAGATGCTTACCGGCCAGTCCAGCAAGCAAGCTCTTGGACTGCGGCTAGAGAAAATTGTTGAACCTCAATTTAGACCCCAGGTTAAGGTTCTGCTCGATGCAAGGAGCCAGCAGAGTTTGCGCACATGCCAAGCGCAATTTGCATTGCCAAACGAAAAGGAAATTCTCTGCGACATCGCCGTAGTTCCTCTTACCAGACAGGGCGAAATTATTGGCTTCGCAGGAAGTGCAGTGGATGTGACGGCACGCTGGAAAGCACAGCAGGAATTGCAAACACAGCTTGCTTTTCAACATTTGCTTTTTGAGTCCACTCCTCTACCACTGCTAGTCACCGATGAGGCTCATCGCATAACGATTGCCAACAAAGCCTGGGAGGAGTTTTCTGGCTTGAACTCGCTGCAAGTGATGGGCAGTAATTTGCAGGACATCTGTGCCAGCGAAGATGCAACGAAGCAACTTCGAGCCAATGATCGTGTTCTCGCGTCGGGCCAGCGCACAGTGCTTGACACCAAAGTCATTCATGCTGATGGTACCTATCGGGACATGCAAATTACAAAGACAGCGATTAAGGACGTGCGGGATCGTCCGACAGGTGTGCTGAGTATCTTCGTGGATGTCACGGAATTCAGGATTGCCGAGCTAGCGACGCGGGAGGCCCGGGATGCTGCGGAGGAGGCTTTTAGAGTGAAGTCTGAGTTCGTTGCGAACATGAGCCATGAACTGCGTACTCCGCTTCAATCGATTATTGGCTTCTCCGAGCTGGGACAGCTTAGGTCACGTGCAACCCCTAAGCTAGGTGAGATGTTTTATGACATTCATGCAGCGGGACAGCGAATGTTAGCGTTGGTCAACGACCTTTTGGATGTAGCAAAACTTGAAAGTCCAGTGGGGTCAATCCATACGGAAAAAATTGATCTCAGAGGTTTGATTAGGCCGGTTGCACGCGAGCTTGAGCCACTGCTCCATCAGAAGCAAATTGATCTACGGCTTAGGCTGGAGGATGCTCCTTTAATTGCCAAAGCAGACCCAGTCCGGTTTCAGCAAGTCATACGCAATATGCTGGCGAATGCCATCAAGTTCTCTCCGCCCCATGGACGTATTGATGTTGAAGGGCACTTCGATGGTCAAGGAAACATCTGTGTTGACTTTCTAGACCAGGGACCAGGCGTGCCAACGCAAGAGCTAGACAAGATTTTTCAGCCATTTGTCCAGTCCAGCAAGACGAAAGATGGCTCGGGTGGAACGGGCTTGGGACTGGCAATCTGCCGAAAGATTATCGACGCGATGGATGGCACCATTACAGCAGCCAACAGGCCAGATGGCGGTGCAGTTTTTCGCATTACGCTGCCGACTCGCTCAGCTCAAGAGACGCAGCCAGGAGAGCTGCTGTAG
- a CDS encoding SDR family NAD(P)-dependent oxidoreductase — MQSLPTGYRALIVGASGAIGSAMAAQLEADPRCAAVAALSRSSSPAVDFGALDSIAVAADSLRQQGSWHLIVIATGMLSGPTGSPEKRLADLNAAHMAASFTINTIGPALALAHFSQLLPKNEHGVLAVLSAKVGSIGDNRLGGWYSYRASKAALNMLLKTASIEIARTHPKAVLAALHPGTVDSALSAPFRGAQIGSRPTDAARDLLAVLDGLQPQDSGSFWAYDGQRLPW; from the coding sequence ATGCAATCTCTGCCCACTGGTTACCGTGCTCTCATTGTTGGGGCCTCCGGCGCTATAGGTTCAGCCATGGCCGCTCAGCTGGAGGCAGATCCACGCTGTGCTGCGGTCGCCGCTCTGAGCCGAAGCAGCAGTCCCGCCGTCGACTTTGGAGCCTTGGACTCCATTGCAGTTGCCGCCGACTCGCTGCGTCAGCAAGGTTCCTGGCACCTGATTGTGATTGCCACGGGAATGCTCAGCGGCCCAACCGGCTCACCCGAAAAGCGACTGGCTGACCTGAACGCCGCGCACATGGCAGCCAGTTTTACCATCAACACCATCGGCCCGGCCTTGGCCTTGGCACACTTCTCGCAGTTGCTTCCGAAGAATGAGCACGGCGTGCTTGCGGTTCTGTCGGCCAAGGTTGGCAGTATCGGCGACAACCGTCTTGGTGGCTGGTATAGCTACCGAGCCTCGAAGGCAGCACTGAACATGCTGCTCAAGACGGCTTCTATTGAAATAGCTCGCACCCATCCAAAAGCGGTCCTGGCAGCCCTGCATCCCGGCACAGTTGACTCTGCTTTGTCGGCTCCGTTTCGCGGTGCTCAGATAGGCAGCCGTCCCACCGACGCTGCGCGGGATTTGTTGGCGGTATTAGACGGCCTGCAGCCGCAGGACAGCGGCAGCTTCTGGGCATACGATGGACAACGCCTGCCCTGGTGA
- a CDS encoding cryptochrome/photolyase family protein, producing the protein MSDSTAATHSAHTLRLVLGDQLNQKHSWFRQVDLQVVYVLMEVRQETDYVLHHAQKILAIFAAMRDFARQLRADGHRVRYVSIDDASNRQSIPGNLAALAVHYGAHTVQWQQPDEWRLDAQLQAWASSQQLTCTAVDSEHFLTARDDLATQMHGRRQWLMEHFYRTMRRRYRLLLDEHEQPVGGQWNFDHDNRKPWPGTPAEPEDWRPLHDHSTLWEIVQRSNVQSFGDAQADALRWPLNRQEAMRCLEAFVTHALPHFGDYEDAMSSQAPRLFHSLLSFALNVKMLHPLEVLQCAEAAWRSGHAPLAAVEGFVRQILGWREYIRGIYWAHMPGYESRNALDHHLPLPHWFWNGDTHMRCLHQSIRQSLQTAHAHHIQRLMVIGNFALLAGLNPMELHRWYLGIYIDAFEWVELPNTLGMSQRADGGLIATKPYVSSAAYLQRMGDYCQGCAYNPKQKTGPSACPFNALYWDFFARHIDVLGSNHRLALVYRQWQKFPPEQQSALRAHAQQLREQLDHL; encoded by the coding sequence ATGAGCGATAGTACGGCCGCCACCCACAGCGCGCACACCCTGCGTCTGGTACTGGGTGATCAGCTCAATCAGAAACACAGTTGGTTTCGGCAGGTGGATCTGCAGGTGGTGTATGTGCTGATGGAGGTGCGGCAGGAAACCGACTACGTGCTGCACCATGCGCAGAAAATTCTGGCCATTTTTGCTGCCATGCGCGACTTTGCGCGCCAGCTGCGTGCCGACGGTCACCGGGTTCGTTATGTGTCGATCGACGATGCCAGTAACCGCCAGTCCATACCCGGCAACCTGGCTGCGCTTGCTGTGCACTACGGAGCCCACACGGTGCAATGGCAGCAGCCCGACGAGTGGCGGCTGGACGCTCAACTGCAGGCTTGGGCTAGCAGCCAGCAGTTGACCTGCACTGCAGTAGACAGCGAACACTTCCTGACGGCACGCGATGACCTGGCTACCCAGATGCATGGGCGCCGCCAATGGTTGATGGAGCATTTCTACCGCACCATGCGCCGCCGTTACCGACTCCTGCTGGACGAACATGAACAGCCCGTTGGCGGACAGTGGAACTTTGACCACGACAACCGCAAACCCTGGCCAGGAACCCCTGCCGAGCCTGAGGACTGGCGTCCCCTCCACGACCACAGCACGCTCTGGGAAATCGTGCAGCGCAGCAATGTTCAAAGCTTCGGTGACGCGCAGGCGGATGCACTGCGTTGGCCATTGAACCGGCAAGAGGCAATGCGCTGTTTAGAGGCATTTGTCACCCATGCACTGCCGCACTTTGGCGACTATGAAGACGCCATGTCAAGCCAAGCGCCGCGCTTATTCCACTCTTTGCTTTCGTTCGCGTTGAACGTGAAGATGCTGCACCCTCTGGAGGTGCTGCAATGTGCCGAAGCCGCCTGGCGCTCAGGCCACGCACCGCTCGCTGCTGTGGAAGGCTTTGTGCGCCAGATCCTTGGCTGGCGTGAGTACATCCGCGGCATCTATTGGGCACATATGCCGGGCTACGAAAGTCGCAATGCGCTGGACCACCACTTGCCGCTTCCGCACTGGTTCTGGAACGGGGACACGCATATGCGCTGTTTGCACCAGTCCATCAGGCAGTCGCTGCAAACCGCCCATGCCCACCATATCCAGCGGCTGATGGTGATCGGCAACTTTGCCTTGCTGGCGGGGCTGAATCCGATGGAGCTGCACCGCTGGTACCTGGGCATCTACATCGACGCTTTTGAGTGGGTAGAGCTGCCCAACACGCTGGGTATGAGCCAGCGCGCCGATGGCGGCCTGATTGCCACCAAACCCTATGTCAGCAGCGCGGCCTATCTGCAGCGCATGGGCGACTATTGCCAGGGTTGCGCCTACAACCCCAAGCAGAAGACCGGCCCGAGCGCCTGCCCTTTCAACGCTCTTTACTGGGACTTTTTTGCGCGTCACATCGATGTTCTTGGCAGCAACCACCGGTTGGCACTGGTGTACCGACAGTGGCAGAAATTCCCGCCTGAGCAGCAATCAGCGTTGCGCGCACATGCTCAGCAACTGCGCGAACAACTCGACCACCTGTAG
- a CDS encoding TIGR01777 family oxidoreductase, translating to MRILLTGGTGLIGQALCRLWRSQGHDLWVWSRTPLQVEKLCLGAKGIAHLESLDGSAPFDAVVNLAGAPIATHRWSAERCEILLNSRIDLTRTLVDWMGKQVSIPPVLISGSAVGWYGDGGEQWLSEDSSAGNIDFGSRLCVAWEQEAIRARQLGVRVVVLRTAPVLTSTGGMLARLLPTFQRGLGGRLGSGKQWMPWIHIEDQVALIDYLLNNESCGGPYNACAPGVVRNVDFTQMLARELGKPAIFHIPAWALRLALGEMSVLLLGGQRLVPQRAQEAGFTWRYPELSGALNQLLREH from the coding sequence ATGCGCATCCTGTTGACCGGAGGCACCGGACTCATTGGACAGGCTCTCTGTCGGCTCTGGCGGAGCCAAGGTCATGATCTCTGGGTGTGGAGCCGAACTCCCCTGCAGGTGGAGAAATTGTGCCTGGGCGCCAAGGGTATAGCGCATCTTGAATCACTTGATGGCAGCGCTCCATTCGATGCTGTCGTCAACTTAGCTGGAGCGCCCATTGCAACTCACCGTTGGTCTGCAGAGCGCTGCGAGATTTTGCTGAACAGCCGAATTGACCTGACGCGAACCTTGGTGGACTGGATGGGAAAGCAAGTTTCGATACCACCAGTGCTGATCTCGGGCTCTGCTGTCGGCTGGTACGGTGACGGCGGAGAACAGTGGTTGTCAGAAGACAGTTCCGCGGGGAACATCGATTTCGGAAGCCGTCTATGCGTAGCCTGGGAGCAGGAGGCTATACGCGCGCGCCAGCTTGGTGTGCGGGTTGTAGTACTACGCACTGCCCCAGTGTTAACGTCAACCGGTGGAATGCTGGCACGGCTGCTGCCAACATTCCAACGAGGGCTTGGAGGTAGATTGGGCAGCGGGAAACAGTGGATGCCATGGATACATATCGAGGACCAAGTCGCTCTCATCGACTACCTTTTGAACAATGAGAGCTGCGGCGGACCGTACAACGCCTGTGCACCTGGGGTCGTTCGCAATGTTGACTTCACGCAGATGCTCGCCCGGGAGTTAGGTAAACCGGCCATATTTCACATTCCGGCCTGGGCGTTGCGACTGGCACTGGGGGAAATGTCCGTTCTGTTGCTAGGAGGTCAGCGCTTGGTTCCGCAGCGCGCACAGGAAGCAGGGTTTACTTGGCGGTACCCTGAGCTTTCAGGCGCCTTGAACCAACTGCTTCGCGAGCATTGA